TTTAAAGGAGGGGGAAAGATGAAGTTTTATACAATTAAGTTGCCGAAATTTCTCGGTGGGATGGTCCGTGCTCTTCTTGGGACGTTTAAGAAAGAATAGGTGTTTGCTACAAGCAATACCTTAATTATTTTTGTTGGCTCATCAATATTATCATTGGTGAGCCAACAAAAGATAAGTATATTATGAATGCCTACGGGTTTATGGTTAGACACCTTTGAGTGAAATATCTATATAAAAACAAAAGCACCAATTTCAATATGAAATGAAATTGGTGCTTTCCTATGTCTATTAAACGCGTTCTACTTTTCCAGATTTTAGCGCACGAGCAGAAACGTATACACGTTTTGGTTTACCATCAACCATGATACGTACCTTTTGAAGGTTCGCACCGAACTTGCGCTTAGAAGCGTTCATTGCGTGAGAACGGTTTTGGCCAGAACGACCTTTACGTCCAGTAACAACACACTTTTTAGGCATGAC
This sequence is a window from Bacillus solimangrovi. Protein-coding genes within it:
- the rpmB gene encoding 50S ribosomal protein L28, whose product is MPKKCVVTGRKGRSGQNRSHAMNASKRKFGANLQKVRIMVDGKPKRVYVSARALKSGKVERV
- the spoVM gene encoding stage V sporulation protein SpoVM is translated as MKFYTIKLPKFLGGMVRALLGTFKKE